The following are encoded together in the Citrus sinensis cultivar Valencia sweet orange chromosome 1, DVS_A1.0, whole genome shotgun sequence genome:
- the LOC102629002 gene encoding peroxidase 25 isoform X1 — protein MEALRLSFMVILVMATSVQSQGGLKAGFYSSSCPGAEAIVRSTVESHFKKDPTVAAGLLRLHFHDCFVQGCDGSVLIAGSSAERSALPNLGLRGFEVIDDAKTQLEASCPGVVSCADILALAARDSVDLSDGPSWQVPTGRRDGRVSSSQGLNLPSPLDSVTVQRQKFAAKGLDDHDLVTLVDFMAAGAHTIGQTDCQFFRYRLYNFTTTGNADPSISQSFLAQLQTLCPKDGDGTKRVALDIDSQNKFDVSFFKNVRDGKGVLESDQRLWEDAATRNIVQNYAGTIRGLLGFRFDFEFPKAMIKMSSIEVKTGSDGEIRKICSKFN, from the exons ATGGAAGCTTTACGATTGTCTTTTATGGTGATATTGGTAATGGCTACGTCAGTACAAAGCCAAGGAGGATTGAAAGCCGGGTTCTATTCTTCATCGTGCCCAGGGGCTGAGGCCATAGTTAGGTCAACTGTTGAATCACACTTTAAGAAAGATCCCACCGTAGCGGCTGGCTTGCTGAGGCTTCATTTCCACGACTGCTTTGTTCAG GGTTGCGATGGTTCAGTCTTGATAGCTGGGTCTTCTGCTGAGAGGAGTGCGTTGCCTAACCTTGGCTTAAGAGGATTTGAAGTAATCGATGACGCAAAAACACAACTCGAGGCATCCTGTCCTGGTGTAGTCTCCTGTGCTGATATACTAGCACTTGCTGCTCGTGACTCTGTGGACTTG AGCGATGGACCAAGTTGGCAAGTGCCAACAGGAAGAAGAGATGGCAGAGTTTCATCATCGCAAGGTTTAAACTTACCTTCTCCTCTCGATTCCGTTACCGTCCAGAGGCAAAAATTTGCTGCTAAAGGCCTTGATGATCATGATCTAGTGACCCTAGTTG ATTTTATGGCCGCAGGGGCACATACAATTGGGCAAACAGACTGTCAATTCTTCCGATATCGTCTGTACAACTTCACAACAACAGGCAATGCGGATCCCAGCATTAGCCAGTCGTTCTTGGCACAACTGCAGACCCTTTGTCCCAAAGATGGTGACGGCACAAAACGTGTAGCACTAGATATAGATAGCCAGAACAAATTTGATGTGAGCTTCTTCAAGAATGTACGTGATGGTAAAGGAGTTTTAGAGTCCGACCAAAGGCTGTGGGAAGATGCTGCGACACGCAATATCGTGCAAAACTATGCAGGCACCATTAGGGGGTTGCTTGGTTTTaggtttgattttgaatttccAAAAGCTATGATCAAAATGAGTAGCATCGAAGTGAAGACTGGCTCAGATGGGGAGATAAGAAAGATATGTTCGAAGTTCAATTAG
- the LOC102629002 gene encoding peroxidase 25 isoform X2, which translates to MEALRLSFMVILVMATSVQSQGGLKAGFYSSSCPGAEAIVRSTVESHFKKDPTVAAGLLRLHFHDCFVQGCDGSVLIAGSSAERSALPNLGLRGFEVIDDAKTQLEASCPGVVSCADILALAARDSVDLSDGPSWQVPTGRRDGRVSSSQGLNLPSPLDSVTVQRQKFAAKGLDDHDLVTLVGAHTIGQTDCQFFRYRLYNFTTTGNADPSISQSFLAQLQTLCPKDGDGTKRVALDIDSQNKFDVSFFKNVRDGKGVLESDQRLWEDAATRNIVQNYAGTIRGLLGFRFDFEFPKAMIKMSSIEVKTGSDGEIRKICSKFN; encoded by the exons ATGGAAGCTTTACGATTGTCTTTTATGGTGATATTGGTAATGGCTACGTCAGTACAAAGCCAAGGAGGATTGAAAGCCGGGTTCTATTCTTCATCGTGCCCAGGGGCTGAGGCCATAGTTAGGTCAACTGTTGAATCACACTTTAAGAAAGATCCCACCGTAGCGGCTGGCTTGCTGAGGCTTCATTTCCACGACTGCTTTGTTCAG GGTTGCGATGGTTCAGTCTTGATAGCTGGGTCTTCTGCTGAGAGGAGTGCGTTGCCTAACCTTGGCTTAAGAGGATTTGAAGTAATCGATGACGCAAAAACACAACTCGAGGCATCCTGTCCTGGTGTAGTCTCCTGTGCTGATATACTAGCACTTGCTGCTCGTGACTCTGTGGACTTG AGCGATGGACCAAGTTGGCAAGTGCCAACAGGAAGAAGAGATGGCAGAGTTTCATCATCGCAAGGTTTAAACTTACCTTCTCCTCTCGATTCCGTTACCGTCCAGAGGCAAAAATTTGCTGCTAAAGGCCTTGATGATCATGATCTAGTGACCCTAGTTG GGGCACATACAATTGGGCAAACAGACTGTCAATTCTTCCGATATCGTCTGTACAACTTCACAACAACAGGCAATGCGGATCCCAGCATTAGCCAGTCGTTCTTGGCACAACTGCAGACCCTTTGTCCCAAAGATGGTGACGGCACAAAACGTGTAGCACTAGATATAGATAGCCAGAACAAATTTGATGTGAGCTTCTTCAAGAATGTACGTGATGGTAAAGGAGTTTTAGAGTCCGACCAAAGGCTGTGGGAAGATGCTGCGACACGCAATATCGTGCAAAACTATGCAGGCACCATTAGGGGGTTGCTTGGTTTTaggtttgattttgaatttccAAAAGCTATGATCAAAATGAGTAGCATCGAAGTGAAGACTGGCTCAGATGGGGAGATAAGAAAGATATGTTCGAAGTTCAATTAG